The DNA window GCCCCGGCACCGGACACGGACCGGTGCTGCTGACCGGGTACGGCGGCTTCGAGGTGTCGCTGACGCCGTCCTACAGCGGCACCACCGGGCGGGCGTGGCTCGCCAGGGGCGGCACCTACGTGGTGGCGAACATCCGCGGCGGCGGTGAGTACGGGCCGGACTGGCACACCGCCGCGCTGCGGGAGCGGCGCAAGTTCGCCTACGCCGATTTCGCCGCGGTGGCGGCGGATCTGCACGCGCGCGGCATCAGCACGCCCGCCACGCTCGGCGTCCAGGGCGGCAGCAACGGCGGCCTGCTCACCGGCGTGATGCTGACGCGCTACCCCGACCTGTTCGGCGCGGTGGTGAGCCAGGTGCCGCTGCTGGACATGAAGCGGTACCACCTGCTGCTCGCGGGCGCGTCCTGGATGGCGGAGTACGGCGACCCCGACGACGAAGGCGACTGGTCCTTCATCGGCGAGTACTCGCCCTACCAGAACGTCCACAGTGGACAGCACTATCCGCCGAGCCTGTACGTGACGTCCACGCGGGACGACCGGGTGCACCCCGGCCACGCGCGCAAGATGGTGGCGCGCATGCGGGAACAGGGCCACGACGTGCTGTACCACGAGAACATCGAGGGCGGGCACGGCGGAGCCGCCGACAACGGGCAGCTCGCCGCGAAGTGGGCGATGGTCTACGAATTCCTGTGGCAGCGCCTGAGCGTCCACTGACAGGAGATGGCAGCGAAGCCGGGCAGAGTCGTGCGGGTCCCGCAACCACACCGAAAGGGCGGATCATGGGTTCCCCGCACGACTTCGACTTCCTGCACGGCCGCTGGGCCGTCGCCAACCGCAAGCTCTCCAAACCCCTCACCGGCAGCGACGACTGGGAGGAGTTCGACGGTGTCGCCGAATGCCGCCCGCACTTCGGCGGCGCCGCGAACATCGACGAGATTTCCTTTCCCGGCAAGGGGTTCTCGGGCCTGACCCTGCGGCTGTTCGCCCCCGAGACCGGGCAGTGGTCGCTGTACTGGGCGAACAGCCGCGACGGCGCCCTGCTGCCCCCGGTCACCGGTGACTTCGCCGACGGCGAAGGCTGGTTCTACGGCGATGACGAACACGAAGGAACCCCCGTGCGGGTTTCCTTCCGGTGGTCGGACATCACCGGCACCACCGCGCGGTGGGAGCAGGCGTTCTCGATCGACGGCGGCACGACCTGGGAACCGAACTGGGTCATGGAGCTCACCCGCGCCTGAGGAACTCCTCGTAGGTGACCTCGCCGCGCGCGCCGTCCGGAGCGAGGTTGTGCCCGGCGCGGAAGGCCGCGGAGATCCGGCCGGGGAACCGCACCGGGATGAGCGCGCGGCGGCGTCCGGTGGCGGCCAGCCGCCCGCGCACCAGCTCGCACAGGCTCTTCACCTCGGGTCCGCCGAAATCGGGCACCCGTCCCGCCGGCGCGTCCAGCGCCAGCGCCACCAGCCGGTCGGCGACCTCACCCGCGTCGACCGGCTGGAGCCGGATCCCGGCTGGCACCGGCGCCAGCGGCGACTTCGCCAGCGCGTCGGCGATCCGGGACACCAGCGCGTGGAACTGGGTCGCGCGCAGGATCGTCCACCCGAGCCCCGACTCTTCGAGCATGCCTTCGACCTCGTGCTTCGCGCGGTAGTAGCCGAGCGGGATCTTGTCGACGCCGACGATCGAGATGTACACGAAGTGCTCGGCGGACTTCGCCGCCCGCAAGGCGTTCCGGCTCGCCTCCACCTCGCCGCGCATGATCCCGGCGCAGTGCACGACGGTTTTCGCCCCCGCCATCGCTTCGTCGAGGCCGTGCCCCGACCGCAGATCGGCTCGCGCGTGGGTCAGCCCCGGCCGTGCCGCGCCGGGATTCCTGCTCACCGACCGGACTCGCGCGCCTCGGTCGAGAAGCCGCGAAACGACCTCTCGCCCGAGCACCCCGGTACCGCCGGTGACCACAATCGGTTCTGTCATGCCCTCAAGAACCGGGCAGTGGCGCCGAACGTGACAGCGGTTCGCGGACGTGCCCGAGCTTGTCCGGGTTCGCCACCGCGTGCAGCCCCGCGATCCGGTCCCCCGCCACGTCGAACACGAGCACGCCGACCACCTCGTCACCGATGCTGCCCAGTACCGCCTGCTCGCCGTTGACCTCCGCGAAGGCGATGTCGACCAGATCGCCGTACTTGCCGAACAACCCGGCCAGCAACCGCGCGACCCTGGCCGCGCCCGAAACCGGGCGCCTGGCCGCGGTCACCTTGCCGCCGCCGTCGGTCCACCACGTCGCGTCCGCCGCGAGCATTCCTTCGAGCGCCGCCAAGTCGCCCCCGCGGGCCGCCGCGAAGAACCGCTCGACCAGTTCCCGCCGTTCGGCGGCGCCCGGCCGGAACCTGCGCGCCCCGCCGAGCCGGTCGTGCGCGCGTCGCTGCAACTGACGTGAATACGCCTGCGAGACACCGAGGACTTCCGCGACCTCGCCGTGGCCGTAGCCGAAGGCTTCCCTGAGCACGAACACCGCGCGTTCCACCGGGGTCAGCCGCTCCAGCAAAAGCAACAACGCGAGCGAAACCGACTCGCGCTCCTCGACGGTGTCCGACGGGTTCAACGCTCCGCCGTCGGTGAAGACGGGCTCCGGCAGCCACGGCCCGACGTACCGCTCTCGCCTCGCGCGCGCCGAGGTGAACCGGTTGAGGCACAGGTTGGTGACCACCTTCGCCAGCCACGGCCCCGGCGCACCGATCACCTCGCGGTCCGTGGCGTCCCAGCGCAGGAACGCGTCCTGCACGACGTCCTCGGCTTCGTGCGCGGACCCCGTGAGGCGGTACGCGAGCCCGAACAACCGGGGCCGGTACTCCTCGAACTCGACCGTCACCGCCCACTCCCTGTCTCCGCCACCGGCACCGTATCGCGCAGACTGGACGCGGACACTTCGGCAGGTGCGAGGGAAGGAAGCCATGGCGGCCATCGAACTGGTCAAGGGCGACATCACGCGGCAGGACACCGACGTCGTGGTGAACGCCGCCAACTCGTCCCTGCTCGGCGGGGGCGGCGTCGACGGCGCCATCCACCGCAAAGGTGGCCCGGAGATCCTCGCCGAGTGCCGCGAGCTCCGCGCCGGGCATTACGGGAAGGGCCTGAAGACCGGCCACGCCGTGGCGACGACGGCGGGGAAGCTGCCCGCGCACTGGGTCGTGCACACCGTCGGCCCCGTGTGGTCCGGGTCCGAGGACCGGTCGGCGCTGTTGGCCGACTGCCACCGCAACTCCCTGCTGGTCGCCGCCGAACTCGGCGCCGCGAGCGTGGCGTTCCCGGCGATCTCGACCGGGATCTACCGGTGGCCGGTGCGCTCCGCCGCCGAGATCGCGCTCGCGACCGTCCGGGAAACCGCCGAGGAGACGCCGGGGATCGCGCTGATCCGGTTCGTGCTGTTCGACCAGGCCACCTACGACGTGTTCGCCGAAGAGCTGGCCGAGAAGTGAGCCGCGTTCCCTGTCACATCGCCGGTTCGACGCAGGGGCACGGCAACGAGAAAGGGAGGAACCCATGCGCTACCTGATGATGACCAACGGCTCCGACACCCCGCCCGACGACAAGCTGTTCGCCGAAATGGGCGCGTTCATCGAAGAGCTGACGGCCTCCGGCGTCCTGCTGGCCACCGGCGGCCTCGACCCGGCCG is part of the Amycolatopsis sp. CA-230715 genome and encodes:
- a CDS encoding SDR family oxidoreductase, giving the protein MTEPIVVTGGTGVLGREVVSRLLDRGARVRSVSRNPGAARPGLTHARADLRSGHGLDEAMAGAKTVVHCAGIMRGEVEASRNALRAAKSAEHFVYISIVGVDKIPLGYYRAKHEVEGMLEESGLGWTILRATQFHALVSRIADALAKSPLAPVPAGIRLQPVDAGEVADRLVALALDAPAGRVPDFGGPEVKSLCELVRGRLAATGRRRALIPVRFPGRISAAFRAGHNLAPDGARGEVTYEEFLRRG
- a CDS encoding RNA polymerase sigma-70 factor; this encodes MTVEFEEYRPRLFGLAYRLTGSAHEAEDVVQDAFLRWDATDREVIGAPGPWLAKVVTNLCLNRFTSARARRERYVGPWLPEPVFTDGGALNPSDTVEERESVSLALLLLLERLTPVERAVFVLREAFGYGHGEVAEVLGVSQAYSRQLQRRAHDRLGGARRFRPGAAERRELVERFFAAARGGDLAALEGMLAADATWWTDGGGKVTAARRPVSGAARVARLLAGLFGKYGDLVDIAFAEVNGEQAVLGSIGDEVVGVLVFDVAGDRIAGLHAVANPDKLGHVREPLSRSAPLPGS
- a CDS encoding O-acetyl-ADP-ribose deacetylase, which produces MAAIELVKGDITRQDTDVVVNAANSSLLGGGGVDGAIHRKGGPEILAECRELRAGHYGKGLKTGHAVATTAGKLPAHWVVHTVGPVWSGSEDRSALLADCHRNSLLVAAELGAASVAFPAISTGIYRWPVRSAAEIALATVRETAEETPGIALIRFVLFDQATYDVFAEELAEK